A genome region from Rhodanobacter thiooxydans includes the following:
- a CDS encoding dihydroxy-acid dehydratase: MRSDLIKSGPDRAPARAMLRATGLDDAALKKPLVAVVHTWSDVSPCNLNLRDLAQAAMEGVRAAGGTPVEFNTIAVTDGIAMGTPGMRYSLVSREVITDSIEAAVEGHLCDAMVVLCGCDKTIPAAAMAMARLDIPAVALYGGTIAHGLHKNRPITIQQVFEAVGAHGAGRIDDTELRQVECDACGGAGACGGQFTANTMAMVLTTLGLSPMGLNDIPATHPDKRAAARRCGELVMDCLRTGRTPRALINRDSLANVARMVAATAGSTNAVLHTLAIAREAGAEWSLEDFQPATEATPVIADLLPSGRYTAVEMFDAGGAARVAQELIEAGMLIDAATVTGRSLFAEAAAAPRFADQPVIAPVSAPLKPHGGYSILYGNLAPDGCILKIPGKHSAGHGGTHFEGSARVFESEEAAFAAVQEGRIAKGDVVVIRNEGPAGGPGMREMLGVTAALIGRGLGDDVALITDGRFSGATHGFMVGHIAPEAARGGPIALLADGDRIRIDARTREIATDADLAARRATWQPPAPKVSRGVLAKFALLVGSASDGATTSLTTTAQETPFSQREKVARRAG; encoded by the coding sequence ATGCGCAGTGACCTGATCAAGAGCGGCCCCGACCGCGCCCCCGCCCGCGCCATGCTGCGCGCCACCGGCCTGGACGATGCCGCGCTAAAGAAGCCGCTGGTGGCGGTGGTGCACACCTGGTCGGACGTCTCGCCGTGCAACTTGAACCTGCGCGATCTCGCACAGGCGGCGATGGAAGGCGTGCGCGCTGCCGGCGGCACGCCGGTGGAGTTCAACACCATCGCGGTCACCGACGGCATCGCCATGGGCACGCCGGGCATGCGCTATTCGCTGGTCAGCCGCGAGGTGATCACCGACTCGATCGAGGCGGCGGTGGAAGGCCATCTGTGCGACGCGATGGTGGTGCTGTGCGGCTGCGACAAGACCATCCCCGCCGCCGCGATGGCGATGGCGCGGCTGGACATCCCGGCGGTGGCGCTGTACGGCGGCACCATTGCGCATGGCCTGCACAAGAACCGGCCGATCACCATCCAGCAGGTGTTCGAGGCGGTGGGCGCGCATGGCGCGGGCAGGATCGACGACACCGAGCTGCGCCAGGTGGAATGCGACGCCTGCGGCGGCGCCGGCGCCTGCGGCGGCCAGTTCACCGCCAACACCATGGCGATGGTGCTGACCACGCTGGGGCTGTCGCCGATGGGCCTCAACGACATCCCCGCCACCCATCCCGACAAGCGCGCCGCCGCACGCCGCTGCGGCGAGCTGGTGATGGACTGCCTGCGCACCGGCCGCACGCCGCGCGCGCTGATCAACCGCGACTCGCTGGCCAACGTCGCGCGCATGGTGGCGGCCACCGCCGGCTCCACCAATGCGGTGCTGCACACCCTGGCGATCGCGCGCGAGGCTGGCGCCGAGTGGTCGCTGGAGGATTTCCAGCCGGCCACCGAGGCCACCCCGGTGATCGCCGATCTGCTGCCCTCCGGCCGCTACACCGCGGTGGAGATGTTCGACGCCGGCGGCGCCGCGCGCGTGGCGCAGGAACTGATCGAAGCCGGCATGCTGATCGACGCAGCCACCGTCACCGGCCGCAGCCTGTTCGCGGAAGCCGCCGCCGCGCCGCGCTTCGCCGACCAGCCGGTGATCGCGCCGGTGAGCGCACCGCTGAAGCCGCACGGCGGCTATTCCATCCTGTACGGCAACCTGGCGCCGGACGGCTGCATCCTGAAGATCCCCGGCAAGCACTCGGCCGGCCACGGTGGCACCCACTTCGAGGGCAGCGCACGCGTGTTCGAGAGCGAGGAAGCCGCCTTCGCCGCCGTGCAGGAAGGCCGCATCGCGAAGGGCGACGTGGTGGTGATCCGCAACGAAGGCCCAGCCGGCGGACCCGGCATGCGCGAGATGCTCGGCGTCACCGCCGCACTGATCGGCCGCGGCCTCGGCGACGACGTGGCGCTGATCACCGACGGCCGCTTCAGCGGCGCCACCCACGGCTTCATGGTCGGCCACATCGCGCCGGAAGCGGCGCGTGGCGGCCCGATCGCGCTGCTCGCCGACGGCGACCGCATCCGCATCGACGCGCGCACGCGCGAGATCGCCACCGATGCCGACCTGGCCGCGCGCCGTGCGACGTGGCAGCCGCCCGCACCGAAAGTCAGCCGCGGCGTACTGGCCAAGTTCGCCCTGCTGGTGGGCTCGGCCTCCGATGGCGCCACCACCTCACTCACCACAACTGCACAGGAAACGCCCTTCTCCCAACGGGAGAAGGTGGCCCGAAGGGCCGGATGA
- the leuB gene encoding 3-isopropylmalate dehydrogenase: MKARIVTLPGDGVGPEVTAAAVAVLKTVAARYQHVFAFEEQLIGGSAIDATGEPLPAATLAACQSADAVLLGAVGGPKWSDPNAPVRPEQGLLALRAALGVYANLRPLQVHPTLANLSPLKNDKLKHVDVLFVRELTGGMYFGARTRTANAATDECRYTVTEIERVVRRAFELARARRRQLTSVDKANVLETSRLWRSTVQRVAADYPDVKVEHQLVDSMAMLLLTRPNRYDVVVTENLFGDILTDEAAALAGSLGLLPSASLGEGRRGLYEPIHGSAPDIAGQGVANPVGAILSAALLLRHSLGLEAEAIAVESAVEQVLRHGPHSRDIGGDAGTDEVRDAVIAAIDDHADTAAAFFAGARACG, translated from the coding sequence ATGAAAGCCCGTATCGTCACCCTGCCCGGCGATGGCGTCGGCCCCGAGGTCACCGCTGCCGCGGTGGCCGTGTTGAAAACCGTGGCAGCGCGCTACCAGCACGTGTTCGCGTTCGAGGAGCAGCTGATCGGCGGCAGCGCGATCGACGCCACCGGCGAACCGCTGCCGGCCGCCACGCTGGCGGCGTGCCAGTCCGCCGATGCGGTGCTGCTCGGCGCTGTGGGCGGGCCGAAATGGTCCGATCCGAACGCACCGGTGCGGCCCGAGCAGGGCCTGCTGGCCTTGCGTGCCGCACTCGGCGTGTACGCCAACCTGCGCCCGCTGCAGGTACACCCGACGCTGGCCAACCTGTCGCCGCTGAAGAACGACAAGCTGAAGCACGTCGACGTACTGTTCGTGCGCGAGCTCACCGGCGGCATGTACTTCGGCGCGCGCACGCGCACGGCCAACGCCGCCACCGACGAGTGCAGGTACACCGTGACCGAGATCGAGCGCGTGGTGCGCCGCGCGTTCGAGCTGGCGCGCGCACGCCGCCGGCAGCTCACCTCGGTGGACAAGGCCAACGTGCTGGAGACCTCGCGGCTATGGCGCAGCACGGTGCAACGCGTCGCCGCCGACTACCCCGACGTGAAGGTCGAGCACCAGCTGGTCGACTCAATGGCGATGCTGCTGCTGACCCGCCCGAACCGCTACGACGTGGTGGTCACCGAGAACCTGTTCGGCGACATCCTCACCGACGAAGCCGCCGCGCTGGCTGGCTCGCTCGGCCTGCTGCCGTCGGCCTCGCTGGGCGAAGGCCGGCGCGGCCTGTACGAGCCGATCCACGGCTCGGCGCCGGACATCGCCGGGCAAGGCGTGGCCAACCCGGTTGGCGCGATCCTCTCCGCCGCGCTGCTGCTGCGCCACTCGCTGGGCCTGGAGGCCGAGGCGATTGCGGTGGAGTCGGCAGTGGAGCAGGTGTTGCGCCACGGCCCGCATAGCCGCGACATCGGCGGCGATGCCGGCACCGACGAGGTGCGCGACGCGGTGATCGCCGCGATCGACGACCACGCCGACACCGCCGCCGCGTTCTTCGCCGGAGCGCGCGCATGCGGCTGA
- the leuD gene encoding 3-isopropylmalate dehydratase small subunit → MKPVTRLHSRTAVLADENIDTDRIIPARFLTTTTREGLGKLCFNDWRYQADGSDNPAFPLNRPEARGCSILVAGRNFGCGSSREHAPWALLDYGIHAVLCSEIADIFRGNALKNGLLAIVIDELEHRWLLRHPGIELAIDVREQYIALPDGGRIPFRLEPFARHCLLNGVDQLGYLLQHRDQIDAFVRERERQEAAIHGRTHQQNPLRSNGVTA, encoded by the coding sequence ATGAAACCCGTCACCCGCCTCCACTCCCGCACCGCCGTGCTGGCCGACGAGAACATCGACACCGACCGCATCATCCCGGCGCGCTTCCTCACCACGACCACGCGCGAGGGTTTGGGCAAGCTGTGCTTCAACGACTGGCGCTACCAGGCCGACGGCAGCGACAACCCCGCCTTCCCGCTGAACCGGCCGGAAGCGCGCGGCTGCTCGATCCTCGTCGCCGGGCGCAACTTCGGTTGCGGCTCCTCGCGCGAGCACGCGCCGTGGGCACTGTTGGACTACGGCATCCACGCCGTGCTGTGCAGCGAGATCGCGGACATCTTCCGCGGCAACGCGCTGAAGAACGGCCTGCTGGCAATCGTCATCGACGAACTGGAACACCGCTGGCTGCTCAGGCACCCGGGCATCGAGCTGGCGATCGATGTGCGCGAGCAGTACATCGCGCTGCCAGACGGCGGCCGCATCCCGTTCCGGCTGGAACCGTTCGCACGGCACTGCCTGCTCAACGGCGTCGACCAGCTCGGCTACCTGCTGCAGCACCGTGACCAAATTGATGCGTTCGTCCGTGAACGCGAACGTCAAGAAGCGGCCATTCATGGCCGCACTCATCAACAAAACCCGCTTCGATCGAACGGAGTAACCGCATGA
- the leuC gene encoding 3-isopropylmalate dehydratase large subunit, whose product MSARTLFEKIWDAHVVAAETADTPAILYVDLHLVHEVTSPQAFSELRERGLKLRRPDRMLATLDHSTPTLPANADGSRPYANAEAQAQVAQLERNCREFGVELHGWDSAERGIVHVIGPELGATQPGMTIVCGDSHTSTHGAFGALAFGIGTTEVGHVMATQCLLQRRPKTMAIHVDGQLPAGVGAKDLILHIIGSIGVDGGTGHVLEYRGAAIEALSMDERMTVCNMSIEAGARAGLIAPDETTFEWLQGRLRVPQGAAWDAAVAQWRTLKSDDGAHYDREVRIDASAVKPTVTYGTHPGMAIAMDAPVPAATNAQERRALDYMQSKPGQPMQGTPVDVVFVGSCTNSRLSDLREAARVLHGRHIASGVRMLVVPGSESVRRDAEREGLHHVFTAAGAEWRVPGCSMCIAMNGDLAQPGQLVVSTSNRNFEGRQGKGARTVLASPATAAASAVAGRIADPREYLVEVAA is encoded by the coding sequence ATGAGTGCGCGGACGCTCTTCGAGAAAATCTGGGACGCCCACGTGGTCGCCGCCGAGACTGCCGACACGCCGGCGATCCTCTACGTCGACCTGCACCTGGTGCACGAGGTCACCTCGCCGCAGGCGTTCAGCGAGCTGCGCGAGCGCGGGTTGAAGCTGCGCCGGCCGGATCGCATGCTGGCCACGCTGGACCATTCCACGCCGACCCTGCCCGCGAACGCCGACGGCAGCCGTCCCTACGCGAACGCCGAGGCGCAGGCGCAGGTCGCGCAGCTGGAACGCAACTGCCGTGAATTCGGCGTCGAGCTGCACGGCTGGGACAGCGCCGAGCGCGGCATCGTGCACGTGATCGGCCCCGAGCTGGGCGCCACGCAGCCGGGCATGACCATCGTCTGCGGCGACAGCCACACCTCCACCCACGGTGCGTTCGGTGCGCTGGCGTTCGGCATCGGCACCACCGAGGTCGGCCACGTGATGGCCACGCAGTGCCTGCTGCAGCGCCGGCCGAAGACCATGGCGATCCATGTGGACGGCCAATTGCCCGCCGGCGTCGGCGCGAAGGACCTGATCCTGCACATCATCGGCAGCATCGGCGTCGATGGCGGCACCGGCCACGTGCTGGAGTACCGCGGCGCGGCGATCGAGGCGCTGTCGATGGACGAGCGCATGACCGTCTGCAACATGTCGATCGAGGCCGGCGCCCGCGCCGGGCTGATCGCGCCGGACGAGACCACGTTCGAATGGCTGCAGGGTCGCCTGCGCGTGCCGCAGGGCGCGGCGTGGGACGCGGCGGTGGCGCAGTGGCGCACGCTGAAGAGCGACGACGGCGCGCACTACGACCGCGAGGTGCGCATCGACGCCAGCGCGGTGAAGCCGACTGTCACCTACGGCACCCATCCGGGCATGGCGATCGCCATGGACGCGCCGGTGCCGGCCGCCACCAATGCGCAGGAGCGCCGCGCACTCGACTACATGCAGAGCAAGCCCGGCCAGCCGATGCAGGGCACGCCGGTGGACGTGGTGTTCGTCGGCAGCTGCACCAACTCGCGCCTGTCCGACCTGCGCGAAGCGGCGCGCGTGCTGCACGGCCGGCACATTGCCAGTGGCGTGCGCATGCTGGTGGTGCCCGGCTCCGAGTCGGTGCGCCGCGACGCCGAGCGCGAAGGCCTGCACCACGTGTTCACCGCCGCCGGCGCCGAGTGGCGCGTGCCCGGCTGCTCGATGTGCATCGCGATGAACGGCGACCTGGCCCAGCCGGGCCAGCTGGTGGTGAGCACGTCCAACCGCAACTTCGAGGGCCGCCAGGGCAAGGGCGCGCGCACCGTGCTGGCCAGCCCGGCCACCGCCGCCGCGAGCGCCGTCGCCGGGCGCATCGCCGACCCGCGCGAGTACCTGGTGGAGGTGGCGGCATGA
- a CDS encoding branched-chain amino acid transaminase translates to MNTPFVWHNGRIKPWAEANVHVSTHALHYGSSVFEGERVYATPRGPAYFRLADHTRRLFESARVYEIDVGYSEDEINAACLELIRANAMPSAYVRPIVFRGAGGLGVLAKDGAPVEVALMAMAWGAYLGEAAERGADVCVSSWHRPAPNTIPSWAKAGGNYLSSQLIGLEARRNGYDEGIALGHGGLLSEGAGENVFLVKRGKLLTPPSSAGILAGITRDSVLALAADLGIAVEERELPREALYSADEVFMTGTAAEITPVRSVDRKAIGKGAPGPITQQLRQAFFGLFDGRTEDRYGWLAMVSAVIPDREDQEPAIHGRTPHQQPAPMEASA, encoded by the coding sequence ATGAACACCCCATTCGTCTGGCACAACGGCCGCATCAAGCCGTGGGCCGAGGCCAACGTCCACGTCAGCACGCACGCGCTGCACTACGGCTCCTCCGTGTTCGAGGGCGAGCGCGTCTACGCCACGCCGCGCGGTCCGGCCTACTTCCGCCTTGCCGACCACACCCGCCGCCTGTTCGAGTCGGCCCGCGTCTACGAGATCGACGTGGGCTACAGCGAGGACGAGATCAACGCCGCCTGCCTGGAGCTGATCCGCGCCAACGCGATGCCGTCAGCCTACGTGCGGCCGATCGTGTTCCGCGGCGCCGGTGGCCTGGGCGTGCTGGCGAAGGACGGCGCGCCGGTCGAGGTGGCGCTGATGGCGATGGCCTGGGGCGCGTACCTGGGCGAGGCGGCCGAACGCGGCGCCGACGTGTGCGTGTCGTCGTGGCACCGCCCCGCGCCGAACACCATCCCGAGCTGGGCCAAGGCCGGCGGCAATTACCTTTCGAGCCAGCTGATCGGGCTGGAGGCGCGCCGCAACGGCTACGACGAAGGCATCGCGCTGGGCCACGGCGGCCTGCTCAGCGAAGGCGCCGGCGAGAACGTCTTCCTGGTCAAGCGCGGCAAGCTGCTCACGCCGCCGTCCAGCGCCGGCATCCTGGCCGGGATCACCCGCGACAGCGTGCTCGCGCTGGCCGCCGACCTCGGCATCGCGGTGGAAGAACGCGAGCTGCCGCGCGAGGCGCTGTACTCGGCCGACGAGGTGTTCATGACCGGCACCGCCGCCGAAATCACCCCGGTGCGCTCGGTCGACCGCAAGGCGATCGGCAAGGGTGCGCCCGGCCCGATCACGCAACAGCTGCGGCAGGCGTTCTTCGGCCTGTTCGACGGGCGTACCGAGGATCGCTACGGCTGGTTGGCCATGGTCAGTGCGGTCATCCCTGACCGCGAAGATCAAGAACCGGCCATCCATGGCCGGACTCCTCATCAACAGCCTGCCCCCATGGAGGCATCGGCATGA
- a CDS encoding 2-isopropylmalate synthase codes for MMKTPDQQSGPASDDDVVAGRVRIFDTTLRDGEQAPGFSMDRRAKLRMAQQLEVLGVDVLEAGFPQASPDDFAAVAQIAGALQGTTVCALARCQDGDIDSAARALEAARHSRIHLFLSTSPLHREHKLGMSKARVLETAARAIERARGLCHEVEFSAEDALRTEPEFLAEVFSAAVAAGASTLNAPDTVGYTTPTEIVELFEYLRRHVVGAERVVFSSHCHDDLGMAVANSLAAVSAGARQVECTINGIGERAGNAALEEVVMALKVRAPHFGVDTRIDTRQLYPASRLLAELTGQAVPRNKAIVGANAFAHESGIHQHGMLKHRGTYEIMRPQDVGIAETKLVLGKHSGRAALRQRLQALGHTPDDTALDDIFGRFKTLADHGRELHDEDLEALALGHDPHAGGPWQLVQLHASSHLGGSASASVKLAHDDGREVGEAAIGDGPVDAVLRAIERATGTPLALTRFQIDALGEGADAQGHAQLSARHAARDWRGHGSSTDIVEAAALAALVIVNRIERQSTLHPQTNKRPSMAARPDAHKETTA; via the coding sequence ATGATGAAAACCCCCGACCAGCAAAGCGGCCCCGCCAGCGACGACGACGTAGTCGCCGGACGCGTGCGCATCTTCGACACCACCCTGCGCGACGGCGAGCAGGCGCCGGGTTTCTCGATGGACCGGCGCGCCAAGCTGCGCATGGCGCAGCAGCTCGAGGTGCTCGGCGTGGACGTGCTCGAAGCCGGCTTTCCGCAGGCTTCCCCGGACGATTTTGCTGCAGTCGCGCAAATCGCCGGGGCGTTGCAAGGCACCACGGTGTGCGCACTGGCGCGCTGCCAGGACGGCGACATCGACAGCGCCGCCCGTGCGCTCGAAGCGGCCCGCCATTCGCGCATCCACCTGTTCCTGTCGACCAGCCCGCTGCATCGCGAGCACAAGCTGGGCATGAGCAAGGCGCGGGTGCTGGAGACTGCGGCGCGTGCGATCGAGCGCGCCCGTGGGCTGTGCCACGAGGTGGAATTTTCCGCCGAGGACGCGCTGCGCACCGAACCCGAGTTCCTCGCCGAGGTGTTCAGCGCCGCGGTCGCCGCCGGCGCCAGCACGCTCAACGCGCCGGACACGGTGGGCTACACCACGCCGACCGAGATCGTCGAGCTGTTCGAGTACCTGCGCCGCCACGTCGTGGGCGCGGAGCGGGTGGTGTTCTCCAGCCACTGCCACGACGACCTCGGCATGGCGGTGGCGAACAGCCTGGCTGCGGTGAGCGCCGGCGCACGCCAGGTGGAATGCACCATCAACGGCATCGGCGAGCGCGCCGGCAACGCCGCGCTGGAGGAGGTGGTGATGGCGCTGAAGGTGCGCGCGCCGCACTTCGGCGTGGATACCCGCATCGACACCCGCCAGTTGTACCCCGCCTCGCGCCTGCTGGCCGAGCTGACCGGCCAGGCGGTGCCGCGCAACAAGGCGATCGTGGGCGCCAACGCGTTCGCCCACGAATCGGGCATCCACCAGCACGGCATGCTCAAGCACCGCGGCACCTACGAGATCATGCGGCCGCAGGACGTCGGCATCGCCGAGACGAAGCTGGTGCTGGGCAAGCACTCCGGCCGCGCCGCGCTGCGCCAGCGCCTGCAAGCACTGGGCCATACGCCGGACGACACCGCGCTGGACGACATCTTCGGTCGCTTCAAGACGCTGGCCGACCACGGCCGCGAGCTGCACGACGAAGACCTGGAAGCGCTGGCGCTGGGCCACGACCCGCACGCCGGCGGCCCGTGGCAGCTGGTGCAGCTGCACGCCAGCTCGCACCTGGGCGGCAGCGCGTCGGCCTCGGTGAAGCTGGCCCACGACGACGGCCGCGAGGTCGGCGAGGCGGCGATCGGCGACGGCCCGGTGGACGCAGTCCTACGCGCGATCGAACGCGCCACCGGCACGCCGCTGGCGCTCACCCGCTTCCAGATCGACGCGCTCGGCGAAGGCGCCGACGCCCAGGGCCACGCGCAGCTGAGCGCGCGCCACGCCGCGCGCGACTGGCGCGGCCACGGCAGCAGCACCGACATCGTCGAGGCCGCCGCGCTGGCCGCGCTGGTCATCGTCAACCGGATCGAACGCCAATCCACGTTGCACCCACAGACCAACAAGCGGCCTTCCATGGCCGCGCGCCCGGACGCGCACAAGGAGACCACCGCATGA
- a CDS encoding TetR family transcriptional regulator: MDRYESLPAERIRFLPKGFSNHAGSTITTQASMSGSVAVMTAIAARAGAAIGSLYQFFPTKEALTEALQEDCTGALFQQLETLQAQAEGRDIDWLAAFLVAFRWRHPVLAVLVDPVSIPSGHSMAIRRRLRAELQALLGRYLPRLSPGALRAATVAVQQLMKAAVAVNAEPGLSGRKAALEQLKTMLRLYYCTPSPRTEDHTRAYRSDVQPSVSRFRSVRKNFHEKMVDTHDRLP, encoded by the coding sequence GTGGACCGTTACGAATCATTGCCGGCCGAACGGATCCGCTTCTTGCCGAAAGGGTTCTCGAACCACGCGGGCTCAACCATCACGACTCAGGCCAGTATGTCCGGCAGCGTCGCGGTGATGACCGCCATCGCCGCCCGCGCCGGCGCAGCGATCGGCTCCCTGTACCAGTTCTTTCCCACTAAAGAGGCGCTGACGGAAGCGCTGCAGGAGGACTGCACCGGGGCGCTGTTCCAGCAGCTGGAGACACTGCAGGCACAGGCCGAAGGGAGGGACATCGACTGGCTGGCCGCCTTCCTTGTCGCGTTCCGCTGGCGTCATCCGGTGCTCGCGGTGCTGGTCGACCCCGTGTCGATACCCTCCGGTCACAGCATGGCCATCCGCCGTCGCCTGCGGGCCGAGCTGCAGGCCTTGCTGGGTCGCTACCTGCCGCGGCTGTCGCCCGGTGCGCTGCGTGCAGCCACGGTGGCCGTGCAGCAACTGATGAAAGCCGCCGTAGCGGTGAATGCAGAGCCTGGCCTGTCGGGCCGCAAGGCGGCGCTGGAGCAGCTGAAAACCATGTTGCGCCTCTATTACTGCACGCCATCGCCGCGCACTGAAGACCACACGCGGGCGTATCGTTCAGACGTCCAGCCGTCCGTATCACGTTTCCGCAGCGTCAGGAAAAATTTTCATGAGAAAATGGTTGACACCCACGACCGGCTGCCGTAG
- a CDS encoding acyltransferase family protein, protein MGSFKRFPSIDAMRGITVAGMLLVNGPGSWDHVFWPLSHSAWNGCTPADLVFPFFLFLVGVSVALAILPRLEQGVAPASLRNAALRRALRIVALGVALNALAAWWPPGHELRWPGVLQRIGVCFAVTAMMAVYTPRRAWWIAIVALLAGYTALLLSRGTLAKWDSIVDHVDGAVFGRHVWETNAITGQVHDPEGLLSTLPAIASSLLGLCAGVWLRARKLGFLLMAGAAAVALGWLWSQWIPLNKNLWTPSFVLWTGGWAMLAMLVFHWLVDVRGWPAWGRRFGVNAIAAYAGSELVLVVLPAMGWQQSIYQHLFASWIAPLAGLRVASLAFGLAFVALWWLIVYAMDRRHVYLKL, encoded by the coding sequence ATGGGCTCATTTAAGCGGTTTCCCTCCATCGACGCCATGCGCGGCATTACCGTGGCCGGCATGCTGCTGGTCAACGGTCCCGGCAGCTGGGACCACGTGTTCTGGCCGTTGAGTCATTCCGCATGGAATGGCTGTACGCCCGCCGACCTGGTGTTTCCGTTCTTTCTGTTCCTAGTGGGCGTATCGGTGGCGCTGGCGATCTTGCCGCGGCTGGAGCAAGGCGTGGCGCCTGCGTCGTTGCGCAACGCGGCGTTGCGGCGGGCCCTTCGCATCGTTGCGCTGGGGGTGGCGCTCAATGCGCTGGCGGCTTGGTGGCCGCCCGGCCACGAGCTGCGCTGGCCAGGCGTGTTACAGCGGATCGGCGTGTGCTTCGCGGTGACGGCAATGATGGCCGTCTACACGCCAAGGCGAGCTTGGTGGATCGCCATCGTGGCCTTGCTTGCCGGCTACACCGCGCTGCTGCTCTCCAGGGGCACGCTGGCGAAATGGGACAGCATCGTCGATCACGTGGACGGTGCAGTATTCGGTCGCCATGTGTGGGAAACCAACGCGATCACCGGCCAGGTGCACGATCCCGAAGGCTTGCTCAGCACCTTGCCCGCCATTGCCAGCAGCTTGCTTGGTCTGTGTGCAGGCGTGTGGCTGCGCGCGCGCAAGCTCGGGTTCCTGCTGATGGCGGGTGCGGCCGCAGTGGCGCTGGGCTGGCTGTGGTCGCAGTGGATTCCGTTGAACAAGAACCTATGGACGCCATCCTTCGTGCTGTGGACGGGGGGATGGGCGATGCTTGCCATGCTTGTGTTTCATTGGCTGGTGGACGTGCGCGGCTGGCCAGCCTGGGGACGTCGCTTCGGCGTCAACGCCATCGCCGCCTACGCCGGATCCGAGCTGGTGCTGGTTGTGCTGCCGGCCATGGGCTGGCAGCAGTCGATCTACCAGCATCTGTTCGCCAGTTGGATCGCACCGCTGGCCGGGCTGCGCGTCGCTTCGCTGGCGTTCGGGCTGGCGTTCGTGGCGCTGTGGTGGTTGATCGTGTATGCGATGGATCGGCGGCATGTCTATCTGAAGCTGTGA